The following proteins are co-located in the Sulfurospirillum tamanense genome:
- a CDS encoding RNA polymerase factor sigma-54: protein MLTLRTGVSQAPKQKLSNTMRSWLPILQSNLESLKEVLEPFCEANPLLEVRPGNERDEGRQFAKRSFFDQATSKNSASEAIEALTLSKSSLYDVLYEQINPPLFPTCKSQDIALKIIEQINEEGYYDPEPAWWVAHGFSEVEVERIRGRFAQLLPLGVGAKDFKEAFLFQLDDLDVEEGLYQRTKRLIEDFENLETYAGEADFSEAIGIIRRFHIPPAIEYFEEEMQVVPDLFVFENNGAIEVKLNDAYYPDVIIDTQGMDESHYFVAQKIKDAKDLVDALEMRKATLYKMGLMIVEYQYEFFTGGQIRPMKLKDLADELARNPSTISRAIANKYLACNQGVIPLKQFFSAAIDEDVSNAAIKSYLQEVVAKEDSKKPLSDSRLLGMIEERFGVKMVRRTITKYRKQLNIAGSSERKKLYSFK from the coding sequence ATGCTAACGCTTCGCACGGGTGTTTCTCAGGCTCCAAAACAAAAACTCTCCAATACCATGCGCAGTTGGCTGCCCATTTTGCAGTCAAATTTGGAATCTTTAAAGGAGGTTTTGGAGCCTTTTTGTGAAGCCAATCCTTTGCTTGAGGTGCGCCCTGGAAACGAGCGAGACGAGGGCAGGCAGTTTGCTAAACGGAGCTTTTTCGACCAAGCTACGAGCAAAAACTCCGCAAGCGAAGCCATAGAAGCCCTCACTCTCTCAAAATCTTCGCTCTATGATGTGCTTTACGAGCAAATCAATCCCCCCCTTTTTCCTACATGTAAATCCCAAGACATCGCCCTAAAAATCATTGAACAAATTAACGAAGAGGGCTATTATGACCCCGAACCCGCATGGTGGGTGGCTCATGGGTTTAGTGAGGTGGAGGTGGAGCGCATCCGTGGACGCTTTGCTCAATTGTTACCTCTTGGTGTGGGGGCCAAAGATTTTAAAGAAGCGTTTTTGTTTCAACTGGATGATTTGGATGTGGAAGAGGGGCTTTACCAGCGCACAAAACGCCTCATCGAAGATTTTGAAAACCTAGAAACCTATGCAGGGGAAGCGGATTTTTCAGAAGCCATTGGCATTATCCGCCGGTTTCACATTCCTCCGGCGATTGAGTATTTTGAGGAAGAGATGCAAGTGGTGCCAGATTTGTTTGTGTTTGAAAATAATGGCGCCATTGAGGTGAAGCTCAACGATGCGTACTATCCGGATGTCATTATTGATACCCAAGGAATGGATGAATCCCATTACTTTGTGGCCCAAAAAATCAAAGATGCCAAAGACTTGGTGGATGCGCTAGAGATGCGTAAAGCGACCTTGTATAAGATGGGATTAATGATTGTGGAGTACCAGTATGAGTTTTTTACGGGTGGGCAAATCCGACCTATGAAGCTCAAAGATTTGGCTGATGAGCTTGCCCGCAACCCTTCGACTATTTCTCGTGCTATTGCCAACAAATACCTTGCGTGCAATCAGGGGGTAATTCCCCTAAAGCAATTTTTCTCAGCAGCGATTGATGAAGATGTCTCCAATGCGGCGATTAAGAGTTACTTACAAGAAGTGGTGGCCAAGGAAGATTCTAAAAAACCGCTCAGTGATTCTAGGCTGCTAGGCATGATTGAAGAGAGGTTTGGGGTCAAGATGGTGCGCCGAACCATTACAAAATACCGCAAGCAACTCAACATCGCAGGCTCTAGCGAGCGCAAAAAACTCTACTCTTTTAAATAG
- the tsaE gene encoding tRNA (adenosine(37)-N6)-threonylcarbamoyltransferase complex ATPase subunit type 1 TsaE → MKQTFTCKLEGVDAVATVLANALKNGGILLLEGTLASGKTTLTKALAKALHVKAPVSSPTFSIMQNYEDTLFHYDIYQSGLNGFLHQGLLEQLTFSGVHVIEWADEKFVRMLRGVGLDFIMVKITVLENKRHYEVTYA, encoded by the coding sequence ATGAAACAAACCTTTACATGTAAGCTTGAAGGGGTTGATGCTGTCGCAACTGTTTTGGCCAATGCGCTAAAAAATGGTGGGATTTTGCTCCTTGAGGGCACCCTTGCGTCTGGTAAAACAACCCTGACAAAAGCATTGGCAAAGGCCTTACATGTAAAGGCACCCGTTTCTTCCCCTACCTTTTCTATCATGCAAAATTACGAGGATACGCTGTTTCATTACGACATCTACCAATCAGGTTTAAATGGGTTTTTGCACCAAGGATTGCTAGAGCAGTTGACCTTTTCTGGTGTGCACGTGATAGAGTGGGCTGATGAAAAATTTGTGCGCATGTTGCGCGGGGTGGGGTTGGATTTTATCATGGTAAAGATTACGGTGCTGGAAAACAAGCGCCATTACGAGGTAACGTATGCATAA
- a CDS encoding argininosuccinate synthase, translated as MKREVKKVVLAYSGGLDTSIILKWLQDEYNCEVVTFTADIGQGEELEPARKKAIELGIKPENIYIEDLKEEFVRDYVFPMFRANTIYEGEYLLGTSIARPLIAKRQAEIAALTGADAVSHGATGKGNDQVRFEMGYLGINSDLIIIAPWREWDLNSREKLLAYAAKHGITIEKKPNKSPYSMDANLLHISYEGLVLEDPNAEPEEDMWRWTASPENAPDQAEIIEIGYEKGDPVLLNGQRLSPASMLHALNELGCKHGIGRLDIVENRFVGMKSRGCYETPGGTIMLKAHRAIESITLDREAAHLKDELMPRYAKLIYNGFWFAPERYMLQAAIDKSQEGVNGTVRLKLYKGNVMVIGRDSTTDNLFNADFCTFEEDEVYNQKDAEGFIKLNALRLIIAGKNKKRQGK; from the coding sequence ATGAAACGTGAGGTAAAAAAAGTCGTTCTAGCCTACTCAGGAGGCCTAGACACCAGTATTATTTTAAAATGGCTTCAAGATGAATACAACTGCGAAGTGGTCACCTTTACCGCAGACATCGGCCAAGGCGAAGAACTCGAACCCGCGCGCAAAAAAGCCATTGAACTTGGCATTAAACCCGAAAATATTTACATCGAAGACCTCAAAGAAGAGTTTGTACGCGACTATGTCTTCCCTATGTTTCGCGCTAACACCATTTACGAAGGCGAATATTTACTAGGCACGTCCATCGCGCGTCCTCTCATCGCCAAACGCCAAGCGGAAATTGCCGCTCTCACAGGTGCAGACGCGGTAAGCCATGGCGCTACAGGCAAGGGCAACGACCAAGTGCGTTTTGAAATGGGCTACCTTGGCATCAACTCCGACCTCATTATCATCGCCCCATGGCGCGAATGGGATTTAAACTCCCGTGAAAAACTCCTCGCCTATGCCGCAAAACACGGCATCACCATCGAGAAAAAACCCAACAAATCGCCCTACTCCATGGATGCAAACTTGTTGCATATTTCTTACGAAGGTCTTGTGCTTGAAGACCCCAATGCTGAACCAGAAGAGGACATGTGGCGTTGGACCGCGAGCCCCGAAAACGCCCCAGACCAAGCAGAGATTATCGAAATTGGCTACGAAAAAGGTGACCCAGTTCTACTCAACGGCCAACGCCTCAGCCCTGCGTCCATGTTACACGCCCTCAACGAACTAGGATGCAAACACGGCATCGGTCGCCTTGACATCGTTGAAAACCGCTTTGTGGGCATGAAAAGTCGCGGCTGCTACGAAACACCAGGAGGCACCATCATGCTCAAAGCCCACCGTGCCATCGAGAGCATTACTCTTGATCGCGAAGCAGCGCACCTCAAAGATGAGCTTATGCCTCGCTACGCCAAGCTCATCTACAACGGTTTTTGGTTTGCCCCTGAGCGCTACATGCTCCAAGCGGCCATCGACAAATCCCAAGAAGGAGTCAACGGCACCGTACGCCTTAAACTTTACAAAGGCAATGTCATGGTTATCGGTAGAGATTCCACCACTGACAACCTCTTTAATGCCGATTTTTGCACCTTTGAAGAGGATGAGGTGTACAATCAAAAAGACGCCGAAGGGTTCATTAAACTCAACGCTTTGCGCCTCATCATCGCAGGCAAAAACAAAAAGCGCCAAGGAAAATAA
- a CDS encoding twin-arginine translocation signal domain-containing protein, protein MSLSRRGFIKTTLLGSAAAATTTASATELFSPVKKVPHASHFGAFYAHVQDGKIIDIVPHESDHNPGALTKALLDRNYSNTRIKYPYVRKSYLEGKKDHAKLRGNDTFVRVSWDEVAKL, encoded by the coding sequence ATGAGCCTCTCACGACGCGGATTTATCAAGACAACTCTTCTTGGTTCGGCTGCTGCGGCAACAACCACCGCAAGTGCAACAGAACTTTTTTCTCCAGTGAAAAAAGTTCCCCATGCTAGCCACTTTGGTGCGTTTTATGCGCACGTGCAAGATGGCAAAATCATCGACATCGTACCCCATGAGTCAGACCACAATCCAGGTGCACTCACCAAAGCCTTGTTGGATAGAAATTATTCAAACACGCGCATCAAATACCCCTATGTGCGCAAAAGCTACCTTGAGGGCAAAAAAGACCACGCCAAACTTCGTGGCAACGATACGTTTGTACGTGTAAGCTGGGACGAAGTAGCTAAGCTG
- the trpD gene encoding anthranilate phosphoribosyltransferase — protein sequence MNYQEARHWFDLLFQNRIDEDEARLVLIDMHNRGESEEELAAAASVMREHSIKVPLEKVLRDRVIDVVGTGGDKSGSFNISSTVALVLASLDCVVAKHGNRAITSNSGSADMLEALGINLNLDNTHQAVMLEECGFTFMFAINHHPAMRHIMPIRRSIDHGTIFNILGPLTNPAGATKYLLGVYPQSFLTPIAKALSLLKSPSSLVVSSRDGMDELSISGVSDGVRVLGGNIESLEIDPEALGLKRYPFEAIKGGDATQNAAITRAIFEGEEQGGKKEIILLNTAAALWVEGSARDLKEGVAMAKMAIESGRAKEKLAQIISVSNSL from the coding sequence GTGAATTACCAAGAGGCGCGGCATTGGTTTGATTTGTTGTTTCAAAACCGCATCGACGAAGACGAAGCACGCTTGGTGCTCATTGACATGCACAACCGTGGCGAAAGCGAAGAAGAACTTGCCGCGGCGGCAAGTGTGATGCGGGAACATTCCATTAAAGTTCCACTGGAAAAAGTCTTGCGTGATCGCGTCATCGACGTAGTGGGCACGGGGGGCGATAAGAGCGGGAGTTTTAACATCTCGAGCACCGTCGCCCTTGTCTTGGCTTCCCTGGACTGTGTGGTGGCCAAGCACGGAAACCGCGCGATTACGAGCAATTCAGGCAGTGCAGACATGCTAGAAGCCCTTGGCATCAACCTTAATCTCGACAACACCCACCAAGCAGTGATGCTTGAAGAGTGTGGATTTACCTTTATGTTTGCCATCAACCATCACCCTGCCATGCGGCATATCATGCCCATTCGGCGAAGCATTGACCACGGAACGATTTTTAACATTTTAGGGCCTTTGACCAACCCAGCGGGTGCGACCAAGTACCTTTTGGGCGTTTATCCTCAGAGTTTTTTAACGCCTATTGCTAAGGCCCTTTCGCTTCTTAAAAGCCCTTCTTCTTTGGTCGTAAGTTCACGGGATGGGATGGATGAGCTGAGCATTAGCGGCGTGAGTGATGGGGTGCGCGTCCTAGGAGGGAACATCGAATCTTTGGAAATTGACCCTGAAGCGTTGGGGTTAAAACGTTACCCCTTTGAGGCCATCAAAGGGGGTGACGCCACTCAAAACGCAGCCATTACGCGGGCGATTTTTGAAGGGGAAGAGCAGGGGGGTAAGAAAGAAATCATCTTGCTTAACACCGCGGCTGCCCTTTGGGTGGAAGGGAGCGCTAGAGACCTTAAAGAAGGCGTTGCTATGGCGAAGATGGCGATTGAGAGTGGGCGAGCCAAAGAGAAGCTTGCACAGATTATAAGTGTGTCAAACTCCCTATGA
- the lptB gene encoding LPS export ABC transporter ATP-binding protein → MHKLKVDKLSKTIKKTPIIHEVSLEVKSGEVVGLLGPNGAGKTTTFYMICGLIEATKGEIYLDNQNISSMPLHERAKLGIGYLPQESSIFKDLSVEENILLAVEIVYEDEKKREAKVEELLNLLNIEPIRGRKGVSLSGGERRRCEIARSLAITPKFLLLDEPFAGVDPIAVSDIQNIVKDLKKLGIGVLITDHNVRETLEICDRAYVIKDGALLASGTAKEVAHDKLVRTYYLGESFRLLD, encoded by the coding sequence ATGCATAAATTAAAAGTAGATAAGCTCTCCAAGACGATTAAAAAAACTCCCATCATTCATGAGGTTTCACTGGAAGTGAAAAGTGGCGAAGTGGTAGGACTTTTGGGCCCAAATGGTGCTGGGAAAACCACAACGTTTTATATGATTTGTGGATTGATTGAAGCGACAAAGGGAGAGATTTATCTGGATAATCAAAACATCTCGTCCATGCCCTTGCACGAGAGGGCCAAGCTTGGCATTGGTTATTTGCCTCAAGAGTCGAGTATTTTTAAAGATTTAAGTGTAGAAGAGAATATTTTGCTTGCGGTGGAGATTGTGTATGAAGATGAAAAAAAACGCGAAGCCAAAGTAGAAGAACTGCTAAACTTGCTCAACATCGAACCCATTCGCGGGCGCAAAGGGGTGAGTCTGAGCGGTGGCGAGCGGCGACGGTGTGAGATTGCGCGCTCTCTTGCCATTACGCCGAAGTTTTTGCTTTTGGATGAGCCTTTTGCGGGGGTTGACCCTATCGCAGTGAGCGACATTCAAAACATTGTCAAAGACTTGAAAAAACTGGGCATTGGGGTGCTCATCACCGACCATAACGTGCGTGAAACCCTAGAGATTTGTGACCGTGCCTATGTCATTAAAGATGGGGCGTTGCTAGCAAGTGGAACGGCAAAAGAGGTGGCGCATGACAAATTAGTGCGCACGTATTATCTTGGCGAATCTTTCAGGCTTTTAGATTAA
- a CDS encoding RNA-binding S4 domain-containing protein translates to MRIDKFLNCVNITKRRAVSEDMCKNGVVSINGAVAKPAKAVKVGDKITIAYLQKEVSYEVLAIPETKTISKSKQDEYVKELG, encoded by the coding sequence ATGAGAATCGATAAATTTTTAAATTGTGTGAACATCACAAAACGCCGTGCCGTGTCTGAAGACATGTGCAAAAACGGCGTGGTTAGCATCAATGGTGCGGTGGCAAAGCCAGCCAAGGCCGTCAAAGTAGGGGATAAAATCACCATTGCGTACTTGCAAAAAGAAGTGTCGTACGAGGTGTTGGCCATTCCTGAGACAAAAACTATCTCTAAATCCAAGCAAGACGAATACGTAAAGGAGCTAGGGTGA